TGGCAGCGTTTAAGATGCGGGGTCATCTCCTGCTGGCTGAGATCGAAGAAAAGGATGAAGTGTACTGTCCGTTCATGAAACAACATGCGGAGAGCAAAGACGTGGGTCTAGAGAAGGACGACGAGAATGGATTTTTTATGGACAGAATGGGGTTTAGGTGAGAGCCTGTATATTGCAAGTCAAATGATTCTTTCTTTGCATTACCATTTTCATTATATCAATTACAACTACCACAGTTTCAGTTAATGCGCTgcaacaaaaatgttcacagcaCAGCAGTCATTCAGTTATTAATTAGATTAGCTGAAATGTAAACTTTATTCAGAATTTCTAGTGCCATGATTGGCTTTGTAGAGGCAAACTGCCATTTCCTTCAGATGTGGGAATATTTATTCCTCATGTCCTCGTCACACTTTGCACAGCACTGATGTTCCATGCACCAACATGGGTAGAGAGGCTCAGCAGACGGGTGTGTAGCTGGAAATTCAGTGACACGCTACAATTTTGGTGTCAGGGCTGACTGCATTCTGTGCTCCCTGCAACCTGCTTGTCCAGACAACAAAGCACTTGTCACTTTAGCTGGTGCGCACAAGTAGATCTCTCACAAATCACACATATCGTGAATGCTCAGCTTTTcactttcatctgttttgtaTAAGCTTCGGCTGATAGAAACATTTAAATTgcagcaaaaatacatttttcattgtgTGAATTTGTCCAATAATGGTAATAATATTAACAGTAATGGTTCCTTTGACAGCTCCTAActttatttctgaataaaactGCAATGAATTACACATGGCATATATCATGCAAGGAATGTACTCATATACAGGTGAGGAAAGCAgaagttttgaatgtttttagtgTTACATATGGCACAACCATGGTGTCACAAAGTACTGTTTCAAAATAGCCACACTGATATCTGTGCTCCACTGCACCACCTCAGACCTGTCAAAAAATAATTGGTGttccctgctgcctcctgggCATATAGGAGATCTCTGGGGGCTGAATATGGACACATGGCAGGGGGCACACTGCTTTTGAGGAGAATGAGAGGAGCTGACGTGAGATTCCAGTCTCTAATATACACTGATAGGGTTTAgcaattttaacttttaatatatCCTTGGTTCCAAATGTACTGTAGGCGTGTTGTGCGTGATTTAAGTCTCACATATCAGCCATCTttcattcagaaaatctttttatttttaactgcagCAAGTTCGTTCAAAATGATCTGACTAATTGAATGTTGTGACATTATTCCAGACGTTCTTTAAATCGAACATGGACCAGCCGACACAAGAAATCAGctctgaaagagaaaaacattgaaCTGGATCCAACATGTGATGAAAATCCAGCAGTGCAGCAGCATCCCCCAGTCACAGGTAGCCTTTACATGTTCTTACCTGTTTCTTTGCATTCACTcatctttctgtccttttgtaTTGACTAACGCATGCGTTCCTGTCTCAGGTCTCTTCTCTGATATTCAAAAGAGATATTTTATATCCAGAGATTGTTTGCTTAACTTACTGTCATGAGTTATTTCTTCTCAGACGTCAAGGAAAACCAGCTCAAGCAAAGCCATATCAGGAAGGCGAGAGTAAGAGCCAGTGTCACAGAGAGAAGAATCCAAGATCTGTCAGTCAACATGCGCATGAAGGAGGAGCTCATCAAAGAGCTCAACAAAACTGGTGTGTTTACATAATTACATACTGTCTTTCCTGGTTATACTGACAATGGAAGTCTTTTGCTTTGGATTTGTTTGTGTACCAGGTTGGTCCAAACATTCCTGCACAACTGATATGAAGTTCCTGCTTCTTTCACAGGCTTCATTAGGAGATAAAAGACAAGATAGCTATGGTGATAGTCTACCAATCATATtagatatttgtttttaattttagattttctAGAGCCAGGGAACACTTAAAGTTAAAGTATGGAAGAAGTCAAGCATTTTCAGCTGTGAAAATAAGGCTTTATCCATGCAAGGTTTCAGTAAAGGaccaaaaaggcagaaaatacaCATGTGAACTTTCAGAATCCTGCACTGTTTCCTACTGGCAGATTAATTCTTATTTGCCTTAAATCATTTTGGCCTTTGTACTGAACTCCTGGGCAGCAACTGTACAAAGCCAATAAATCATTACATGACAGTTTACAAACTTTGGCAATGCATTCCAGTCTTATTTCCAATTCTGAACAATATTTGCATCTCTAAATGAATGCTTTTGTCTGACAGAGAAGGAAACTCAAGCAGTGGACAGACGTGTCAGACACAGTGGTGGTGATGGCAGACAGCCCAGTGTGTTGGCAAGACTTTCCATGCAGAGCCAGCAGGTCCGAGCAGAGATGTACCACAGCCTGCAGCACATGAGACTGCAGAGAGCACAGCTTCAGACCAGCCTTAAGCAGCAGAGACAGACCAGTGAGAACAACAAAGAACTCCACCAAACTGCGGTTAgttatgcagatttttaaaaaataaactgagcaacgtcaaacttattttctgatcagtgaaaaagaaaaaaatatgaacatgtgaaacttcagttcagtttttgaaGTCCAGGTAATAAAATTGGTTAAATTCCAAGTAAAAAGTGTTCATACAGGTGTATTTATGATCACTTGGATATGCAttcatttttgggtttttttttatctcactgTCAGTTAAGTCAGGAAGCTAAAAGATATTTGCCCtgcgtaaaaaaaaaagtgttgatgGCTCTGCTCAGGTGGTACTTTTGGTCTGTGATCTTTGTACCTATTTTTAATTTGGTTTAACTGAAGTTTAAATATGAACCTGATTTTGTTGTGTCTAATTTGACAATTGGACAAATGTAGGTTCTAACTGAACCTTGGTGGAAGTTCTCTTAATTATGGATATCATCCAAATGTCATCTAAGTCTTTAACAAATGTAGAACCACGAAAATGTAACAGTTAGCTCTCAGCATGTATCATTTAATTTTTGGGTAATcatgatttatatttttgtttacagGAGCAAAGTGCAGAAGATTCAACTGCGTGTAAACACTATCATTTGAAAGAGACAAAGGGAAAGGTAAAGTATCCTTGTTAAATACAGACACTAAATTCTTAAAAAGCTGGTCTGTCATTTTGACAGTGTTTTTCTGTCCTCACTGCAGCCGTGTCATAGCAGTTGGctggaacaggaggaggagcaggttATTCAGAAGAGAGCAGAGCtacaggagctggaggaggagctgaggaggagagaggaggtgctgctgcagagggaggcctgtctgcagcagaaaaacaaactagaGATCAAGATGCTACACTCCAGTCAGGTCAGCCTGTGTTTTTATCATAAGTTAAATTCAACATTGTGACAAGTCTCTTTATTTGTGCTATGTATAGATTACAATTAACAAATGTTATTGAAACTGGAATTATGAGGTTTTTTTTATCACTTACTTTTCAGGCTCTGAATCAGGACCTGCTGCATGTGTCAATGCAGTTAGAGTCTCTGGAGGAGCAGCTGAAAAGGAAGGCTGGAGGAGTTACTGTAGATGAActgcagaaagagaaagacatGCTTCAAAAAAGAAGAGACACTCTGGATGCCCAGCTGAAGGACAACAGAGTGCTCACTGAGGAGGtcagaaaaaagggaaaattgtGTGTATGAAGTACATGATGTATTTCTTGTACAAATTTTGGTAAACTACACTTTTAGTAGACCTTATTCCattatatatttctttttgggGACTTTGATTTATGTGTCGTCATGTAGGAGGAGCATTCCCTTCTTCAACTGGAGGAAGCTATTGAAGCTCTGGATGCGGCTCTGGAGTTTAAAAACCACTCCATCcaggacaaacagcagcagttgttAGTCTCTGAGTTCTCATTGAATCAGTCACAAAGCACTGAACCCGCCCAACTCTGTGATGTCTTCAGGAAGCTGAAGGGGCTCTCACTACCTGAGGCCTCGGAGCTACTCGTCAAATATTTCAACAAGGCAAGATAAAGCACATGAACATATGGCTATGTGCAACAGTCAGCTCTACTCTGAAATGCACATGTTTCCATTCTAGCTCTTTACTAGGGCCTGTATACTGTCTGGCTATCGTCACTCCGTCtactctgttttccttttcctcttccaTTATTTCGTATTCGCTAGAAAAATCCAAGAGCGCCTTCTGGTGGCTGCTCTTtgctaaaaacacattcattcaatTGTAAAAATGGATTTTACCATGTCAAACGGAAACTGAATGCCGTCTCCTTCACTTTCTGTTTCAGATCCAGATTTATCTCACTCCTTTTCTCTTCTTCGTTTATTTACCATCTTTAGTTTCTCTCTCCAGGCAAAGTGCTTCTGctagtcagaaatgcagctgcaCCATTTCTTTAGTGCTAATTAAATCATACCCCCTCCTTCCTTCTGCTCCCTTCATGGTTCCTTCCGGTACCTTTCATCTTTGCTAATGATGCATCTTATCACCATTCTAAACAATTTCAGTTTCAAGATATGGCTCATTTGCAGCATGTTATACTATTTCACCATGATAAAGCTTCTCTCACATCTTTTACTCCGTCATTTTCTCTGTaggtgtaaaaataaataaagggagCAGACTCAGATATTATCTTTGCAATTATAGATTGCAATAATATGTGggttttttaaaatactattttacCACCTTTTTGATCCTCTCCAGGTTGTTTGCCTTCGAGAGACAGAGCACCATTTACGTTTGCGTTGCCAAGAGCTGGAGCTTCAGGCTGGTGAGCAAGAGGTAGTGTTAAGGGAAATGGAAGCGGCCATGCAGCATCTGGTCCTGAATGCAGACCGAAGGCTCACCCAGCAACACCAAGATCACCAAAACGACATTCAGCTACTACTACAGAAACTTAAAGGTGGAGAAATTGGGTCAACTTGGACAAATGATCAAAACGTGAACTATTTTGTCTTGTGCCTCTCAATTAGTACAGAAATTGCTACCTAAATATTGCTTTCACATGCTTTTGTCTCCCTGTgtgcttgtgtatgtgtgtggttagAGGGTGTTTCAACAGAGGAACAGAAGGCTGTACAAGGCCGACTGCAGCATCTGGAGAAAGAGCTGTTTTTCTACAAAAGCACCAGTCGCCAGCTCAAAAAGAAACTTAAGGAGCTTCTCGGTGAAGCCCTGCAGCCTGATGATCATCGCTCGCACATGCAGGAGCACAAACAAGTACACTATAGTGAACCCCAGGTTCATCCTCAGGAGGTACAGATGAGTACACATATTGCGCTGACATACACTAAAATTCATGCTgaccaaacagacaaaaaggcACACAGTGATTCTTATACAAACAGAAATTCACACCATATTCAGTGTCCATCTTCACCCTCTGGTTGCCAAGCtctcaaaaagacaaaaatgccaGAATCCAGCCAGATGCACACACAGTCCCAGATGAGGAGTGTAAGAGGTCAGTCTGGTAGAAGTTTAGAAGTGATTCCAGTGCGTGTGTCTCCCAGTGAGATGAGACAGATCTCTGCACCTGACCTGCACATCTCTGGTTCTGCCACAAGGAGGCGACAGTCTGCTGTGGATAACAGCACAGAGTCAATATTAGAGGACTCCATTGAAGTGTCCAGGAACACTGACAGATAATGTTGCGTCATTTGTGGATCTGTTCTGTGGCTTTACATAGATGATAGTACTTACTTTTCCCCCTTGCCTTATTTGGGAATCTTCAAGCTCTTTTCCTAGAAAAAGACATAAGACTAATTTCTAAACATATATTCACAATATCTTAAATCATCCTGACATAAATATATTGTATACATTACTTAGAACCTTATGTACATTTTGTGAGAATGGGGTATTTGATGCAAGGATCAGCGCTtttctgataataataatacagtagATCACCTTATGTCATCACCATTTACATCCAATAAATAGATTCACCCCCTTTTACAAACACTATAGGGTCAGAAAATAAAAGTTATAGGAGTGTTCATAATCCTGCTGTTAAATGTATTCAAAAAgtgctttgtcttttttccttcattttcagCACTGTTGAGTACTTAAATTGACCACTAAATCTAGTGTAGTTTTCTGCATGATGACAGTAACATAAAGCTTGGTTATTTTCTATGCATTGAGATTTTGATACAAACTTTGTGTGCACTTTAGACTGTTGGTTTTATGTTGATTGCAGTGtaaatcgttttttttttaaaaatatgtggttcctaataaaatgtaaatgtattaaagtaCCTGGTTTTCATATCTCACTGTTTTGAGATCATTCTCAATCTTTTCACCTCCAACTAATTAATGAAGCCATGGTTTTAGGGTGAGTGtattaaatgttgtaatttaggTAAACAATACGACAAGTGGCTTAAAGCTTTTGGACATTTATTATCAAACTGAAATTGAACAGTGACATTTGATGCTGACTTTCCTTAACTGGCTCGactcaaaatatattttagcGTCCATATGTCGGTTTGCGTAGGATCAGGTGGATGCTAATAATCAGGGTTAAGGTTAAATTTTATCTACAACATTTCGTGCAATAGTTACCAAGGAGAATAAGATGAATGTGCTTATTTAATGCTTAAATAATTAgattaaaatcaaacaatttATTATCTAttctataaatgtaaaatggtgTGCAATATCTAACatattaatataatttattattagaTATAATATTAACTTAAGGGCGATT
Above is a genomic segment from Amphiprion ocellaris isolate individual 3 ecotype Okinawa chromosome 6, ASM2253959v1, whole genome shotgun sequence containing:
- the LOC111567409 gene encoding kinesin-like protein KIF27, encoding MSEECVRVAVRIRPLLPKEVLRHHQVCVRVVPSTAQVMLGSDRLFCFDHAFGPTASQDQVYESCVQPLVESLLDGYNATVFCYGQTGSGKTYTLGGGNQDEEGGIIDRVAQDVFLLLGKKTLNSDGVEATVRASYMELYKEDLRDLLEPHTIHKELHIRDDERGNTVVVGAKEVIVTSAEELLSVVEMGNALRQTGTTGMNEHSSRSHAILTIQVIMCSQSNNSSLKSVRLSKLCLVDLAGSERAGKTGNTGTRLKESSHINTGLLALGNVIRALSDHSRNRRGGSCSSAHIPYRAAKITRLLRDSLGGTAHTLMVACVSPSHHFVAETLSVLQFASKARHIRNSPGATSAQTEVKSCPAAWHPGEARLGELEYEVQTLRELLKEKEREIEMEKEQTWGKGEEGDSFKQSSQIRVCEPDKKANQEELSQYRVLAEEAAALLAEISGPSLSLSCKQRLQKWQERLSAVKHSHQTGDRDSSKRDGDQPDQVTILKLREELNKCQKALHIEEQLLEQNDAELRRVQTEVEKLLQERNSHLIASEEQKEQTRILTEQLVNQQILIDRLRSDLMTFQGTTSGATAEARVSGRPHSVPLIRDSCVRRPPRKIHSSPPAYSLERVMAAFKMRGHLLLAEIEEKDEVYCPFMKQHAESKDVGLEKDDENGFFMDRMGFRRSLNRTWTSRHKKSALKEKNIELDPTCDENPAVQQHPPVTDVKENQLKQSHIRKARVRASVTERRIQDLSVNMRMKEELIKELNKTEKETQAVDRRVRHSGGDGRQPSVLARLSMQSQQVRAEMYHSLQHMRLQRAQLQTSLKQQRQTSENNKELHQTAEQSAEDSTACKHYHLKETKGKPCHSSWLEQEEEQVIQKRAELQELEEELRRREEVLLQREACLQQKNKLEIKMLHSSQALNQDLLHVSMQLESLEEQLKRKAGGVTVDELQKEKDMLQKRRDTLDAQLKDNRVLTEEEEHSLLQLEEAIEALDAALEFKNHSIQDKQQQLLVSEFSLNQSQSTEPAQLCDVFRKLKGLSLPEASELLVKYFNKVVCLRETEHHLRLRCQELELQAGEQEVVLREMEAAMQHLVLNADRRLTQQHQDHQNDIQLLLQKLKEGVSTEEQKAVQGRLQHLEKELFFYKSTSRQLKKKLKELLGEALQPDDHRSHMQEHKQVHYSEPQVHPQEVQMSTHIALTYTKIHADQTDKKAHSDSYTNRNSHHIQCPSSPSGCQALKKTKMPESSQMHTQSQMRSVRGQSGRSLEVIPVRVSPSEMRQISAPDLHISGSATRRRQSAVDNSTESILEDSIEVSRNTDR